From Proteus vulgaris:
TACCTGGGGACAAATGACGTTTTGGCAATCCCATGATGATTATGCAGATAACGCCCCCGAATATACCGAATGTCATTTTCGGTTTGCCGGACAATATGAAGATAAATAAAGTGGCTTGTATTACAATCGCTTTCGCTACTATGATAAGGACACAGGGCAATATATTTCGCCAGACCCCATCGGATTATTAGGTGGCTTTAATCCGTATGGGTACGTGCATTGTCCAACGGGGTGGATTGATCCGTTTGGGTTGAGTGGAACATCAAGTCTCAGTGGTGAACAACCTCATCCATATCAGAGTGTTAGAGATGCATCAGAGTATTTGCGTTCAATGGATGTAAGCAGAAGCCAACGAAAACAAATAATTGACTCCTTTGAATTATCTGGAATGTCTGTTTCAAAAGCTGGAGATAACCTTTATGGTACACGTTTCCATGATTTTGGAAAAAATGCTAGACCTGAAGGACAGTATGTATTTGAAACATTTACATCCCAAACTAATAGAAGTGGTTTGGCATTACCCCCTGCTTGGAATGAAATGACAGGAATCCAACAATTTCAGATAAAACCTGGAACAACTGTTATTAAAGGAAAGGCAGCGCCACAATATGAGTATGGTTCTCAGTATGGTGGAGGGGCTGAACAATTGTTTATACTCGAACCATGGAAATATGGATCTCTAATGAAATGAAAACATTAAATAACACATTTTTGACGCCCCCCCTTCAGTCTGTTGAAGATGCAATTGAATTGCATAGAAATGGAAAAAATGCACCTTTGTCTATTGATGTATTGAACAAGGTGAAAAGTGAATTAACTGAAATGATAAGAGTGATGGATCCTCAAGAATACAAACCATCATATCCTAGATTTATCATGGATTGGCCTGATGAGACAGGTCTTATCTCAGCTTTGATTGATGCTGATTACAATTACAAAAAAATAAGAAAAAAGAAGTAAAATTGCCTATCTATAAGCCAGAAGATCATCTAATCTTCTGGCTTCTTCGTTGTTAAGAGTCGCTCCGTTTACCCTTTAGGCGCTGATATACTCTGCCATCAGCTCGTGCATGGTGTACCGTATGGCGGGCTTGCTGTTGTTGGTTTTGCAGCTTTATCCCTCGAATGTCTTCGCTGTTGGGAATCAATACCAAACAGCCGTTTAATATCTTCACTGTGAACGTGAAACCGAACTCAAAACCTGTGCCCTTTAACTAATGCCCTGTTCAGTGGATTGTGAGTAGTAAACCGATTTTACTCCCACTCTGGGCATATCCCATCATGTAAAACACTCCGTTTTTTGAGGAAAGAGTATTTACCACTCAATTTTGCTTAGAATGCATCTTAATCATAGTAACTACCCCTAGTTGTACTTGATTACCTGTGCTCTGGCGACCAGATGGTGCAAGAAACCCCGATTTACGCTGATGGTACACCGGCTTATGATTCGCAAATTCAGTGGCTTTATCAACCCGGCGAAATTACTCCAACAGCCCGTTATCAACGTGGAAAACTGCATTATGTCGTCACTGACCATCAAGGCACACCACGCGAAATCTTTAGCGAAAAAGGCATTGTCAGCTGGGCAGGTCGGTTAAATACCTGGGGACAAATGGCATTTTGGCAATCTCATGATGATTATGCCGATAACGACCCTGAATATACCGAATGTCATTTTCGTTTTTCGGGACAATATGAAGATAAAGAAAGTGGCTTGTATTACAATCGCTTTCGCTACTATGATAAGGATACGGGACAATATATTTCACCAGACCCCATAGGATTATTAGGAGGCTTTAATCCGTACGGGTATGTACATTGTCCGACAGGATGGGTAGATCCGTTAGGGTTGTCAGGGACGTCGAAGCTTGATAATGAGAATATTAGCCCTGTAGATAAACATTATATTCCTCGTGATGCAAATGGCAGACCAACACCTTTAGATAAGCAAAGGGTCAATGGGCAAGATATTCCTTTACCAGATCCTATGGCGGAAGGTAGAGCTCATACTGTTTTAGGTGGGAAAATAAGTAGCGAAAATGGTCAGTTATATAGACAATCAGCCACCTTCCCATCATCAACTTGGCCGACAGCAAATGGTAAGCCAGTCCCGTTCAGTGAAGTACATTGGGGCGATCACGGTTCCCCTCAATTTCATACGAATCCACATCAGCATATGTTTTTATATGAAGATAAATTTGGGTGGAAGCGACAGAATCAAGTACCTTATTACCCACTAAAACATAACTAATTATTAGCAGAGATAATTATGGAAATATATTTTTCTATTTTACTTAAAAAAAGTTTAAATCTAAAAGAGTTAAATTTAAATGAAGAATTAGTTTATTGGGGAGAACAATCTTTCTCTCAGGAGCCAAAAGTATTTAAATGGGAAACTTTAATTACATTAACCCAGTATGAGTGCGAGGGTTTTGTTATTGATTATATCTTTAGTAAGACATTGAATTTAAATGACTTTTATTCATATAAATTAGAATTAAAAAATACTTCTAAAGATATTAATACCATTATTAATTTTTTGAAAATGATAAACAAAAATTTAAATGAGTGGTACTTTTTGACATTTAATGAGGATTATGAATCTTACACACATAAAACCATAATAAATGAAAAAGATATACTCATTTCATTAGGTGAACTCTCAAATAATGAGTTCAGAAAAAATCTTGTTCTAATGAAGAGAAAAATATAAGCAAGCCAGATATTTCAATAATTCTGACTTACTCATTATTAAGAGCTGTTCAGTTTACAGTCTTTAGCCGCTAAGATAATCAGCCATTAGCTCACGCCTCGTGTGCCATATTGTGCTCGGTTGCGCTTGCTGTTGTTGATTCTGTTGCTTTATCGCTCGAATGTCTTCGCTGTCAGGCATCAATACCAAACTATCGTTTAAAATCTTCACTGTGAACGTGAAACTGGCCTCAAAACCTGTGCCCTTTAACTAATGCCCTGTTCAGTGGATTGTGAGTAGTGAACCGATTTTACTCCCACTCTGGGCATATCCCATCATGTAAAACACTCCGTTTTTGAGGAAGGAGTATTTACCACTCAATTTTACTTAGAATGCATCTTAATCATAGTAACTACCCCTAGTTGTACTTGATTACCTATGTTCTGGCGACCAGATGGTGCAAGAAACCCCGATTTATGCCGATGGCACACCAGCTTATGATTCGCAAATTCAGTGGCTTTATCAACCCGGCGAAATTACCCCAACAGCCCGTTATCAACGTGGAAAACTGCATTATGTCGTCACTGACCATCAAGGCACACCACGAGAAATCTTTAGCGAAAAAGGCATTGTTAGTTGGGCAGGACGGTTAAATACCTGGGGACAAATGGCATTTTGGCAATCTCATGATAATTATGCCGATAACGACCCTGAATACACTGAATGCCATTTTCGGTTTGCCGGTCAATATGAAGATAAAGAAAGTGGCTTGTATTACAATCGCTTTCGCTACTATGATAAGGACACTGGGCAATATATTTCGCCAGACCCTATCGGATTATTAGGTGGCTTTAATCCGTATGGGTATGTGCATTGTCCAACGGGTTGGGTAGATCCGTTTGGGTTGGCGGGTAGTCCTTATATTTTTGATTCAAAACAATTACAAAAGAATTTTAAACATGCCATTAATCTTGGTGTTACAGATAATACTAATAAGATAAATATAGCCAAATTTGAAATTGCGATGAAAAATCATATGAGCTTATCTAGCACAATAAAAATAAAGAGACAATATAGATGGGTTCAAGATGTTTATCATTATTTTAATCTAGAAACTAATCTTAATGTTATGATCGATATGGATGGGAGTTTTATATCTAGATGGAAATTATCAGAAAAACAAACAACTGATTTATTGGAGAAAGGAAATGTGTTCTAAAAAAGTTACAACTGAATTATTAGAACTAATTGATAATTTAATCTCTGGTAACATATCAGCAACTAAGTTTGAAGATAATTATATTGTTATGTGGAGAATTTATAGAGACTTTAATGCTCAAAATGAAATTGATAATAATACAAAAACATATATTAATCGTGTTTTTACAACTGTTGATCTTTATTGTTCAGATCCAGAAATCAGAGATGAATATGATTTTGATGAAGATAACTTATTAGAAGAAATTATTAAGATAAAAAACGGATGGGAACTACTAAAAAACAATAAATAATAACTATACAAAATAGATTGAGGTTATTATTTGAATTATCTACATTAACATATAAACAATATAGATATACCAATTCATTACATCCATCTTTCTCTAGTGTACATATAAAGTTGCTGGTATAGAACACACTTTAAGTGGCAAAATTTACTATAAG
This genomic window contains:
- a CDS encoding colicin immunity domain-containing protein, whose amino-acid sequence is MCSKKVTTELLELIDNLISGNISATKFEDNYIVMWRIYRDFNAQNEIDNNTKTYINRVFTTVDLYCSDPEIRDEYDFDEDNLLEEIIKIKNGWELLKNNK